The DNA window CCGCAGCGCCGGCCCGGCGGTCTGGCCCGCATCGACCCGACCACGGATCGTCCACGGCGGTGTGCCCCGCACGGCGTAGCCGTCCATCGCCGACCGGTCGAAGGACGGCAGGTCGATCAGGGCGAGCAGCGGTCGGGCCAACGTCGTGCCGACCGCTGCCGCGGGGTCCAGCCGGTCGGGCGCCAGCGGCTCGGCCACCGAGTGGGCCAGCGCCCGCGCCTCATTCCAGTCCACCGTTCCCCCGTCCACCCGGTTCCAGCCGTGGCTCGTATCCGTCCTGGCCTGTCCATCCCGGCGGCGGTCGCCGGCTCGGCGGCGCGGCCTCTCGCCGACGAACGTGCGGCCGCGAGAAGCTCACGCCGCCTCGGGCAGCCGGGCGGCGGCCGCCACGGCGATCGGGTCGAGCCCGTCTCCGCCCTGATCGATGTGCGCGAGCAGGGCTGCGCGCAGCCTCGGTGGCCAGAACCTCCGGATGTGGTCGGCCACCGCCGTTACCGCCTCCTCCTGCGGGCGGTGTCGAAACTGCCTGGAGATGTCGTTGGCCATCCGCACGTGCGGTGGTGTCGTGAGGGCGCTCATCGCTCAGTCCTCCACGATCGCGACCGGGAGCGCGGGGCGCCCGCCCTCCGCGGCGGCCGTCGCCGTCGCGCCCGCTGGTGTCACCTGCACCGCGGTCACCTTGTACTCCGGGCAGTTGGTCGCCCAGTCGGAATGCTCGGTGGTGACCACGTTCGCCCCGGACTCCGGGTGGTGGAACGTCGTGTAGCAGACCCCGACCGGCATCCGGTCCGACAGTTGGGCACGCATCGTGGTCTGCCCGACCCGGCTGGCGAGGGTGACGGTGTCCCCGTCGTGGATGCCGCGCACCTCCGCGTCGTGCGGGTGGATTTCCAGCACGTCCTCCGGATGCCAGGCGACGTTGCCGGTGCGCCGGGTCTGGGCGCCCACGTTGTACTGGCTCAGGATTCGGCCTGTGGTCAGGATCAGCGGGAAACGCCGCGTGCTGCGCTCCTGGGTGGGCACGTAGTCGGTTCTGTTGAAGCGTCCCCTGCCGCGCACGAAGCCGTCGACGTGCATGATCGGCGTGCCGTTCGGCGC is part of the Micromonospora olivasterospora genome and encodes:
- a CDS encoding formate dehydrogenase subunit delta — encoded protein: MSALTTPPHVRMANDISRQFRHRPQEEAVTAVADHIRRFWPPRLRAALLAHIDQGGDGLDPIAVAAAARLPEAA